Proteins encoded within one genomic window of Pongo pygmaeus isolate AG05252 chromosome 6, NHGRI_mPonPyg2-v2.0_pri, whole genome shotgun sequence:
- the LOC129041094 gene encoding paired immunoglobulin-like type 2 receptor beta isoform X8, giving the protein MPPHPGKGGQSLLRREPCGPTKLPAPVTTPRQRPADPPVRDGPRTVCGRPLHRAPLLPGRLCWSPRPLEKNKAMSWPLLLPLLPLLLPPAFLQPGGSAGSGPSYLYGVTQPKHLSASMGGSVEIPFSFYYPWELATAPDVRISWRRGHFHGQFFYRTRPPSIHKDYANRLFLNWTEGQKSGFLRISNLRKEDQSVYFCRVELDTRSGKEQWQSIEGTKLSITQGESSCPGTHFAHRSEAFMISGDVVPSTSDPTSSDDP; this is encoded by the exons ATGCCACCTCACCCTGGAAAGGGTGGGCAGAGCCTCCTACGGAGGGAGCCCTGTGGACCAACAAAGCTCCCTGCTCCAGTGACCACCCCCAGGCAAAGGCCGGCAGATCCCCCTGTTAGAGACGGGCCCAGGACTGTGTGCGGG CGGCCCCTCCACAGGGCCCCTCTCCTGCCTGGACGGCTCTGCTGGTCTCCCCGTCCCCTGGAGAAGAACAAGGCCATGAGTTGGCCCCTGCTGCTGCCCCTACTGCCCCTGCTGCTGCCACCAGCATTTCTGCAGCCTG GTGGCTCTGCAGGATCTGGTCCAAGCTACCTTTATGGGGTCACTCAACCAAAACACCTCTCAGCCTCCATGGGTGGTTCTGTGGAAATCCCCTTCTCCTTCTATTACCCCTGGGAGTTAGCCACAGCTCCCGATGTGAGAATATCCTGGAGACGGGGCCACTTCCATGGGCAGTTCTTCTACCGCACAAGGCCGCCTTCCATTCACAAGGATTATGCAAACCGGCTCTTTCTGAACTGGACAGAGGGTCAGAAGAGTGGCTTCCTCAGGATCTCGAACCTGCGGAAGGAGGACCAGTCTGTGTATTTCTGCCGAGTTGAGCTGGACACACGATCAGGGAAGGAGCAGTGGCAGTCCATCGAAGGGACCAAACTCTCCATCACCCAGGGTGAGTCCAGCTGCCCTGGCACCCACTTTGCCCACCGCAGTGAGGCTTTTATGATCTCTGGTGACGTCGTCCCCAGCACCTCAGACCCCACTTCTTCTGATGACCCCTAA
- the LOC129041094 gene encoding paired immunoglobulin-like type 2 receptor beta isoform X7 — protein sequence MPPHPGKGGQSLLRREPCGPTKLPAPVTTPRQRPADPPVRDGPRTVCGRPLHRAPLLPGRLCWSPRPLEKNKAMSWPLLLPLLPLLLPPAFLQPGGSAGSGPSYLYGVTQPKHLSASMGGSVEIPFSFYYPWELATAPDVRISWRRGHFHGQFFYRTRPPSIHKDYANRLFLNWTEGQKSGFLRISNLRKEDQSVYFCRVELDTRSGKEQWQSIEGTKLSITQGTCRDGHSRCLRPGKPLHHLNHCVGFGADGERLHNPNEARQP from the exons ATGCCACCTCACCCTGGAAAGGGTGGGCAGAGCCTCCTACGGAGGGAGCCCTGTGGACCAACAAAGCTCCCTGCTCCAGTGACCACCCCCAGGCAAAGGCCGGCAGATCCCCCTGTTAGAGACGGGCCCAGGACTGTGTGCGGG CGGCCCCTCCACAGGGCCCCTCTCCTGCCTGGACGGCTCTGCTGGTCTCCCCGTCCCCTGGAGAAGAACAAGGCCATGAGTTGGCCCCTGCTGCTGCCCCTACTGCCCCTGCTGCTGCCACCAGCATTTCTGCAGCCTG GTGGCTCTGCAGGATCTGGTCCAAGCTACCTTTATGGGGTCACTCAACCAAAACACCTCTCAGCCTCCATGGGTGGTTCTGTGGAAATCCCCTTCTCCTTCTATTACCCCTGGGAGTTAGCCACAGCTCCCGATGTGAGAATATCCTGGAGACGGGGCCACTTCCATGGGCAGTTCTTCTACCGCACAAGGCCGCCTTCCATTCACAAGGATTATGCAAACCGGCTCTTTCTGAACTGGACAGAGGGTCAGAAGAGTGGCTTCCTCAGGATCTCGAACCTGCGGAAGGAGGACCAGTCTGTGTATTTCTGCCGAGTTGAGCTGGACACACGATCAGGGAAGGAGCAGTGGCAGTCCATCGAAGGGACCAAACTCTCCATCACCCAGG GGACCTGCAGGGATGGACACTCTCGCTGCCTGCGCCCTGGTAAACCACTGCACCATCTTAACCACTGCGTTGGTTTTGGAGCAGATGGAGAGCGGCTCCATAATCCAAATGAAGCAAGACAGCCTTGA
- the LOC129041094 gene encoding paired immunoglobulin-like type 2 receptor beta isoform X9 produces the protein MPPHPGKGGQSLLRREPCGPTKLPAPVTTPRQRPADPPVRDGPRTVCGRPLHRAPLLPGRLCWSPRPLEKNKAMSWPLLLPLLPLLLPPAFLQPGGSAGSGPSYLYGVTQPKHLSASMGGSVEIPFSFYYPWELATAPDVRISWRRGHFHGQFFYRTRPPSIHKDYANRLFLNWTEGQKSGFLRISNLRKEDQSVYFCRVELDTRSGKEQWQSIEGTKLSITQDGERLHNPNEARQP, from the exons ATGCCACCTCACCCTGGAAAGGGTGGGCAGAGCCTCCTACGGAGGGAGCCCTGTGGACCAACAAAGCTCCCTGCTCCAGTGACCACCCCCAGGCAAAGGCCGGCAGATCCCCCTGTTAGAGACGGGCCCAGGACTGTGTGCGGG CGGCCCCTCCACAGGGCCCCTCTCCTGCCTGGACGGCTCTGCTGGTCTCCCCGTCCCCTGGAGAAGAACAAGGCCATGAGTTGGCCCCTGCTGCTGCCCCTACTGCCCCTGCTGCTGCCACCAGCATTTCTGCAGCCTG GTGGCTCTGCAGGATCTGGTCCAAGCTACCTTTATGGGGTCACTCAACCAAAACACCTCTCAGCCTCCATGGGTGGTTCTGTGGAAATCCCCTTCTCCTTCTATTACCCCTGGGAGTTAGCCACAGCTCCCGATGTGAGAATATCCTGGAGACGGGGCCACTTCCATGGGCAGTTCTTCTACCGCACAAGGCCGCCTTCCATTCACAAGGATTATGCAAACCGGCTCTTTCTGAACTGGACAGAGGGTCAGAAGAGTGGCTTCCTCAGGATCTCGAACCTGCGGAAGGAGGACCAGTCTGTGTATTTCTGCCGAGTTGAGCTGGACACACGATCAGGGAAGGAGCAGTGGCAGTCCATCGAAGGGACCAAACTCTCCATCACCCAGG ATGGAGAGCGGCTCCATAATCCAAATGAAGCAAGACAGCCTTGA